A single genomic interval of Thermoplasma sp. Kam2015 harbors:
- a CDS encoding IS607 family transposase produces MGKIYTIREACDILQIDATTLRRWDREGKIHYIRLSNNFRRVPKKEINRILGIKNNRVDAVYARVSSNDQKNDLYNQINRLRSSYPDAIVYSDIRSGLKFNRRGFNELLNRIENDEINNIYITHKDRLARFCFGSIESICKMHNTNIIETDGNEILSANEGLTMDLISIITSFSARLYGLRSHKMKNILEALKE; encoded by the coding sequence ATGGGTAAAATATACACAATCAGGGAAGCATGCGATATACTGCAGATAGATGCAACCACATTGAGGAGATGGGATCGTGAAGGAAAAATACACTACATAAGATTATCAAATAATTTCAGGAGAGTACCAAAGAAGGAAATAAACAGAATATTGGGAATAAAAAACAATAGAGTAGATGCAGTATATGCAAGGGTATCATCAAATGACCAGAAGAATGATTTATACAATCAGATAAACAGATTAAGATCATCATATCCCGATGCTATTGTATATTCAGATATAAGATCAGGATTGAAGTTCAATAGAAGGGGATTCAATGAATTATTGAATAGAATAGAGAACGATGAAATAAACAATATTTACATTACACACAAGGATAGGCTGGCAAGATTCTGTTTTGGTTCAATAGAAAGTATATGCAAAATGCATAATACAAATATTATAGAAACAGATGGCAATGAAATATTATCGGCCAACGAGGGGCTCACAATGGATTTGATATCCATAATAACATCGTTCTCAGCAAGATTGTATGGATTGAGGTCACATAAAATGAAAAACATACTGGAGGCACTAAAAGAATGA
- the hutH gene encoding histidine ammonia-lyase, protein MIEIDGKSLSIEDVYAVAVEGDRLSINDETLKSIEEKHRSFIQLINSDRTVYGVNTGFGSLLNVRIQRDQEIELQKNLIRSHSSGVGQYLDLKYVRAIMVVRLNSLAVGYSAVSPDLLKMIMDMLNKDVIPAVPKYGSVGASGDLAPLAHIGLAMMGEGKAFYEGRLMDSSKALEKAGLKPYEFKEKEGVALINGTSFMAGILSIALMDAHDTLENALRSALLSFEALNGTSKAFTPWILGARPHLGQVAIGNRFREYLKGSEIVERSDRTKVQDAYTLRCIPQVYGSVADVLDFAENILSVEINSATDNPLFNGDEVVSGGNFHGEPVALIADFLSIALTDLGNMIERRIARLVDTNLSGLPPFLTKNSGLNSGYMIPQYTAAALCNRNKVLSYPSSADTIPTSANQEDHVSMGANGSLKLLEILDNVRYIIAIEYLLGSQALEFTDKRMSPSTRKIYDKVREKIKPLDADRPASFDIEEIKRMMEKGEFISALQ, encoded by the coding sequence ATGATTGAGATAGATGGAAAATCGCTGAGCATTGAGGACGTATATGCCGTGGCCGTTGAGGGCGACAGACTGAGCATAAATGACGAGACCCTCAAATCCATCGAAGAAAAACACAGATCCTTTATCCAGCTCATAAATTCTGATAGAACTGTATATGGGGTCAATACAGGATTCGGCAGTTTATTGAATGTGCGCATCCAGAGGGATCAGGAGATCGAACTTCAGAAAAATCTCATAAGAAGCCATTCATCCGGGGTCGGCCAGTATCTAGATCTGAAGTACGTAAGGGCCATAATGGTTGTCAGGCTGAACAGCCTCGCTGTGGGATACTCAGCGGTATCACCTGATCTTCTAAAGATGATCATGGATATGCTGAACAAGGACGTTATACCAGCCGTGCCTAAGTACGGATCGGTTGGCGCAAGCGGAGATCTTGCCCCGCTGGCGCATATAGGCTTGGCAATGATGGGAGAGGGCAAGGCATTCTATGAGGGGCGGCTGATGGACTCGTCAAAGGCTCTGGAAAAGGCCGGCCTGAAACCATATGAATTCAAAGAAAAGGAGGGCGTAGCCTTGATTAACGGCACGTCCTTTATGGCAGGCATATTGAGCATAGCCCTGATGGATGCGCATGATACGCTGGAGAACGCCTTAAGATCTGCGCTCCTCTCCTTCGAGGCTCTGAATGGGACATCCAAAGCATTCACTCCATGGATACTGGGAGCAAGACCGCACTTAGGCCAGGTTGCAATTGGAAACAGGTTCAGGGAATACCTCAAGGGCAGTGAGATTGTAGAGAGATCTGACAGGACAAAGGTTCAGGACGCCTACACGCTGAGGTGCATACCTCAGGTGTACGGGTCTGTCGCGGATGTGCTGGATTTTGCGGAGAACATACTTTCGGTGGAGATAAACTCCGCAACGGATAATCCCCTGTTCAACGGGGACGAGGTTGTTTCTGGTGGAAACTTCCATGGAGAGCCGGTTGCCCTCATAGCCGATTTCCTGTCTATAGCGCTGACGGATCTGGGAAACATGATTGAGAGGCGCATAGCCAGGCTTGTTGACACAAATCTAAGCGGGCTGCCTCCATTTTTGACGAAGAACAGCGGACTGAATTCCGGATACATGATACCGCAGTATACGGCTGCCGCGCTCTGCAACAGAAACAAGGTGCTGTCCTATCCCTCATCCGCCGACACCATTCCGACCTCCGCCAACCAGGAGGATCATGTGAGCATGGGTGCAAATGGTTCGCTCAAGCTTCTCGAAATACTAGATAATGTTCGTTACATCATCGCCATAGAATATCTTCTTGGATCTCAGGCACTCGAATTCACAGACAAGAGGATGTCTCCATCAACAAGGAAAATCTACGATAAGGTCAGGGAAAAAATAAAACCTCTTGATGCTGACAGGCCGGCATCATTCGACATAGAGGAAATAAAAAGGATGATGGAAAAGGGCGAATTCATATCTGCGCTGCAGTGA
- a CDS encoding carboxymuconolactone decarboxylase family protein, whose translation MDASEKLGEINEVFRLSKKLKPEITDKFLSFMESTLGNGSLDVKTKELIALSLSLALQCEWCIPYHTAKCLEAGCSEEEMIEASYISAIMAGTPALMNVKIMADAIEQLKNK comes from the coding sequence ATGGATGCATCGGAAAAATTGGGTGAGATAAACGAAGTGTTCAGACTTAGCAAGAAGTTGAAACCTGAGATCACAGATAAGTTTCTGTCCTTTATGGAATCTACTCTTGGGAATGGTTCTCTTGATGTTAAGACAAAGGAACTGATCGCTCTGTCGCTTTCTTTGGCGCTACAGTGTGAGTGGTGCATACCTTATCATACCGCAAAGTGCCTGGAGGCAGGGTGCAGTGAAGAAGAGATGATCGAAGCATCATATATATCAGCTATAATGGCCGGAACACCGGCTTTGATGAACGTAAAGATCATGGCCGACGCGATTGAGCAGCTAAAAAATAAATGA
- a CDS encoding helix-turn-helix domain-containing protein has protein sequence MYPNVDVREFPLSVRLVFSYLKDQKISDVAHIMEATGLSRRSVMYAVRILKEANLIDIQICLSDTRRRFYCVKISGT, from the coding sequence GTGTATCCAAACGTGGACGTCAGGGAATTCCCACTTTCGGTCAGGTTGGTTTTCTCCTACCTGAAGGATCAAAAGATATCGGATGTGGCACATATAATGGAGGCCACGGGCCTTTCAAGGCGATCCGTGATGTACGCAGTTAGGATACTCAAAGAGGCAAACCTCATAGATATCCAGATATGCCTTTCAGATACCAGGAGGCGTTTTTACTGCGTGAAGATATCCGGTACGTGA